The genomic segment AATCTTCTTATCAAAAACAATGTACAGAAGAGGCAACAGGTTGCTACTATTAGCTAAGATGACATAGGTAGGCAGGATCACTTCCTTGTAAGCCAAACAGCGACTATACGCATACAACTTTTACGTGCGTATATAGCCGCTGGTTACGCCAAAATGCATGGTTACATTAATCCACAAGGACTCCCTATATTTTCTGATACACCAACTCTATATTACATTAGTACAATTACGTTGCAGCGGGCAAGGGAAAATTCAAACCAATTTGCCTCCACACATGCTCAGGGATCAGCTTGTTGACCAAATCAGGTGAAGCTCCAGTTAACTGCAAGAAACACGAATAACATAAACACAACTTTCATGATCTTCAATATCTTGCAAGAAGGGAAAAGTTTTGACTCTTGAATCAATTTATAAAAGGATCCTCTTAATcgcaaagaaagaaaggttcaATACCCCAGTCCACTAGTAATAATGAGAATGTATATCCAATGCAATGGGGACCTCTGTTATTGGTCAATATATTTCTGCTAAGTATAGGGAAATAGAAGCTTTTAATAAGTGATAACTTTCTaaaacccatcaattatttGAGATGAATTCTCATGACAAACAATCACTAAAACCAGTTTCATTAAATGATTCCGCAATAATTGGCAACACTATTAATATGATAGCTAGATCCATGCACGTGTAGACAATCTTTAGGTCTCGTGTTTTGAAGTGGCGGAAGGACAAAAGAATACGTGAGTGACTGTTATTGAGAGGATAAGACAACGGATTATCAAAAGTAAAGGAAGAAACAAGATATGCGACAAGATGATGATGCACTTATaagtacaagaaaaaaaaaggacaacaCGCAGAAGTCATGAGCTAATATGTAACGCATCATTTTTCTGTATTATTCGCTTTGAAAATCCTTTTTCACGAAAGGATTTACTTTAGTAttttgtttcttgtatttatcaCTTCGAATGAGAACAACATGTGCCGCTCCACCGCTAATCCAACCTCCTTCCCTTTTCATTTATAACAAACATCTAAATAATGGAGAAGGAAAAAATTGctctaagtaatgaaataaatCTTTACATGGTTGCATAGAACTTCATAATCATAAACGCAGCTAGTAAGTCAACAATtcttcaaaaactcaaaaggTAACTTTCTAGATAATAGTTACGAAGAAATATAATATTAGTAAAGAGaagatttcaaaaaatttaccTCTTGTTTAAAGTTGAAAAGAGGTGGAAATGGACGTCCATTTGGGAGACGGGCATTGGGCTCACGAAGTTCATCAAAGAATTGATGTGCACATGCCTCTAGCTGCAAGGAGTAAAAGCGGGTGAATAGACTGATACAACAAATGGTTTGTAGATGAAACAACAATACTTTCAAGAATATCACTTCTAAAATGAGATAACTCACCGCAGTACAGCGAAGACTTGGTGAATATTGGAGAAGCCGTGAGGCAAGATCAATTGCTTCAGGAGGCATTCTTTTATGGAATACCTGAAACAACGGAAATCTTTTGGCTCTCTTTCAACTAAACCTGATCTTAGGGGTAGTTAACGTAAAAATATTTCAACAAGAGAATGATCTAGTGCAGAATAACTATCAAAATACAATAATAACACATAATACCTTGTGCCAAGGATGAGCTTTTATCTGTGGGAATCTGAAATCCGTGTAGTTTGGGTTCATACATCGAATTTCTTCCCGAGTAGGAGTACCAAGGACCTGTGACAAGGATTCTCATTAGCAAAAAGAGAACCATGTAAGTGTGTTGTCTGAGATTACTAGGATGTCCAAATAAAGTACAAAGACGCACCTTGATTATCTCTACAAGTTGGTCTACTGCATTTTCGCCAGGAAAGAGTGGCTGTCATAGTTTATGATTGATGAAAGCTCAATTAAGTAACAAACTTCTATCAAGTAATAGATGATAAACTATCCACTTGAAAACAAAGATAAATAACACAAACCTGCCCCAGAAGAAGCTCAGCAAGCACGCAGCCTGCTGACCAAatatcaattgatgttgtatattCTGTGGCACCAAATATGAGTTCTGGGGCTCTATAGTAGCGAGAGcaaatgtatgaaatatttGCTTCACCATTCACCTGTGCATCATAAAGTTCGTTAGTATCAAAATGCAtctcatgaaatgcttccgTTTCTGTTATGCGCAAAACAATTCTCCTGGCGAAAAGAGAcgcaaaaagaataaaaaaacatGGATGAATGTATTGCAGTTTTCGACCTGAGAAATCTGAAATGCTAGAGCTAGTTTGCTCTCACTCCCACAGTTAAAGAGTAAAAATACATCCACACTGTGCATGTCAAAACCTAATTGTATTCGCAAAAAACTTCTCTTTAATTGCAAACAAGAGTCGTAGGAACCTGACAGTCAAGTGTCAAAAGTATCAGATGTCTAAAAACTGAAGGTCCAAACAGTATCCTGCTCACGAACTTCTCTAGCACAACACTCGAGGATGGCCTCCAGTAGAAGAACTGAATATTCATAACTCACAAGGGACCTGAACTATGGTTGGCGTCAACAAACTTAAAGCGCAAAAGATAATGGTTCAGAAAATAAAAGCAGACAAAGGCAGAGGCGGATGTTGTAAGCTGAGACCTTCTACAGAACCTCAAATAATCTAGAGATATATTCACTTCGAAGTTATTTATTTCTCAAGGTTGTTTCCATATATCCAGGTTATTCTCTTTCAGTTTCATCTCTAGGGCAACTATAAAGTAGTCATGAGATTCTGCATCCTTCGGGTGTTAATTCTCCACCCACCAACCAATATTatctcaaaatataaagaactaAATCTTGCTCCGAAATGTCTTCAGACAGTGCCTTAATCAGCGCCCATTCATGCAAATCTAGCATATAAAACTCGGAGTACATGAAAAATAGCCTAATAACATGAAACTAAGCATACTCAACGAAACCTTCACAGCACAAGACCCAACAAAGATTGGAagacacattaacaacattgaAGGTGGCAACTTTTTAACTGCAAATTGCAGCACTTACAAGGACACATTAATAATGAAAGAACAAACCTACCAGGACTTTTGCACTTCCAAAGTCACACAGCTTGACTTGATGGGTCAGAGGATCAACCTTCAAATGACATACAATTTAGATTTAGGTCAATGTTATCATACAATAGGAATGAAGTGGACTCTTGTTCACATACCAAAAGATTTTGAGGTTTCACATCTCTATGGCAAATCCTTGGAACATTATGAATGTAAGCCAGCCCCCTGAATATCTGACAATAACAACTTATCAGAATCACATAATATCCAGTTGCAGAAGAGgcataaaaagaaaggagagatgTAAACCTGATACATGTAAAGTTTGACATATATGAGTGGCATCCTTTGATTTGAATTGCTATAGTGCTTTAAAACCTTGTATAAACTTTCAGGGACATAATCCATGACCAAATTAAGAAAAAGCTCATCTCTACTTGTTGTGGAAAAGAAGCAGTGCTTTAGAGTAATGACATTTGGGTGATCCATCAAGCGCATCAGCTGTAGTTCACGATTTTTATACCGTTTGTCCTGCAAAACCTTCTTGATGGCTACATTCTCTCCAGTTTCCAAGCATTTTGCCTAGAGACAACAACGTTAGGTCATTTCTATGTACAAGAGGACTGATGCAAATTTACAATCAAGTCAGCTCACAAACCTGAAACACTATTCCAAATGATCCTGTACCGACAACTCGCTCTGCCATATAACTAATGGTCTGCAGAAAAGTAATATGAACAAAGGTTAAATATTTCTAAAAATAGCTTGTTTAGCGAAGGAGAATGCAGAAACAATCACATGATTCTCTCACTTAATTATCACGAGCTTTGACACCAAAGATTAGGATCATCTTAAGTATGTTCATAGATTAGAACTAAGATATTACAAAACATTGAatctcaaaaagaataagaaCCAAAGAAACTGATGTATCTCAGGTACACACCCTTTTTGGTTCTCCATTCTTGCCTCCAATTGTGGTGGAGATTATGTGACCAGTCACCGCACCATTACCCTCAACAACAGCTGACATTTCCTACAAAGAAAACCAAGCAAGGTCAAACTGAAACGCCAAAAGAACTCCAACTCATTTAGAAAATACTAAGAAGCTGTAGTTACCATAAACTGTGAGACGACCTTACAGATTGTTCAACAGAAATAGAAAAGCAGCTAatggcaaatatatatatatatatatataggctttAAGAAAGCATCACATGCTAGAGGCTTGTAATGTAACTAAGACAAATACACTATTTAAGGagaatcagccatcacaattcacatGAAGCAAACACTAATAAAAACTTGAAGCACAATTTACCTAAATATGAAGAAAAGCAGCTAAAAAGCTTTTTTAGAAAGAGGGACTTGCAAGCTACCTAATCAACCCAAGAAAACATCCCATGTAATCCCAAACACACAAAGTAGATAAAAGGGTAAATAAGTcactaaaacaaaaaaagaaagaaaaaaaaaaaactcatggATCTAACCTTAAATATGCACTTCATACCAACAGCAAGAAAACTAATACTGTAATTATTTTTCAGGTAAATCAAACCAAAAACCCTGAAGCATAAGCTACTCAAATGTACAATTTTTAACATGTTAAAGAgctaaaagaaaaatatctaaaaggaaaacaaaaaaacaaaaaacacttttgatgTCTCTCTCATTTTGCTTCAGAAATACAATATTTTCACCAAGAATTATTTTCAATGTAAATCAAACCAAAAACCTGAAGCACAAGCCACTCAAAAGTACATTTTTTTAACATGTTAACAGCTAAAAGAAAAATGTAAGAtggaaaaataaaactaaaaacaCTGGTCCTTATGCTGGCCGTATGACAACTCCTGAAGCTTAAAACGATGAATATACGCTGATATACAGCAGATATACTGTTGATATACGGATTGTATATGTGCTCTCTCATTTTGTTTGGGAAATACAATATTTTCACCAACAAGATCAAGACCAGCTGAAGAAACACCTCATTGAAGCaacaaactcaaaaaaaaaaaaggaaaataaaactaGAAACACTGGGccttatactggccgtatgtcaaCTCCTGATGCTTAAAACGATGGATATACAGCACATATACGGTTGATATACGGATCGTATATTGTGTTCTCTCATTTTTCTTTGGAAATCAACTGAGCAAGAAGACTATTTACTTGTAAATCAAACAAAAAGCTTGAAGCAGAATCTACTCAAGAGTAAAATTTTTTAAGAGCTAATAAAAATGtccaaaagaaaacaaaactaAAACATTCTGTGCTCTCTCATTTTTCTTCGAAAATACAATATTATTTTCTCCAACAATCTCAATTCCAGCTGAAGAAACACCTCATTGAAGCAACAAAAAAATTCGCCGGAAAATACTCCGGCGAACTTTCCGATGACCGGAGAACAAAGGAGATCGAGCTAAGATCGAAACACAGAAGAAAGAGAGTGTGAGTCTCTAACATtaaagtagtagtagtagtaccTTTTCGGATTCCGGTGGTGCGCCGGCGGCGGTGTTTCTTAAGGCTGTGGCTCCGCCTTGGTCCGGCGGATGATTTTCGGGGGGCTGAGGACCCAGTGGTAAAGAGGCCATGTGATAtgctctttcttcttcttcttgttccaATGCTGCTTGGCTTTGCTACCACACTTGTTTCCTTTACTAATAGAGAGTAAGTAATAATTTGCTTTATTTTCCCCCAGCCTTAACCCCCCACTAcgatttctctctctctctctctcgataTTTGTGTTAGTTAAATGGAAAATTTCTTAAATAGCTAGAGTTTATTTACGGTGTAATTACGAAACATAGCTATACTTtgtgtatttttaaaatatagctACAGTTACTGTATCAGATAGAAAGTTGTGTCAAGTGTGTATCAGCTATATCAGCGAAAGAGTCGTATCAAGCGATACTATCTCTATCAATGTGAAATTGGGCGAAAGAATTGTATCAGCATTGATAGCTACGTTTTGTACACAGTAACTacgttttgtatttttttttttttaaaacaatagtTACTTTTCGTAAATACAATTTAAAAGCTTGCCATATTGCCTAACCACATTAAGTCTTGAGAAAGTGATTTCCCCAAAATAACACATTAAACTCTTGTCTTTTACATTAAAAGTAATTATATTTAATGAAATTTATTAATCTTTCAAATTGTgactattttttaatatataatagTTTTGCTTTGGTAAAAATAATGGGtgaaaagattattttttttattttgaataaattgatATGGACTAACTGTGAGCTTGCTTATATTGTCGAATTCGTATCCGAATAGAGAAGGAGAGATTACAATAGGCTGATGATCATCATAAAGCTAATCAATTCACGATGATTCTTGTGATACAAATAAATTATGGCCCTAGTTTAAATTTGCATTATGAGGTATAAGAGATTTTAAATtcaacaattttttaaaatgagtCATATTCgtttataatttgtttaatgAACTCATTGAATCTTACACTTACCATTATAAAGTTTTCATTAAGGTTCCATAACTATATACAtatttgttctattttatagCAATTTTATTATGACAATCGGTATAAACAAATCAATTTATCTTTGTCAATTCTTGTAATACATATTGATATACTATAGGTTTCATGTCCAGATCGACAATCAACATACAGCTAATCAATTCACGATAAATGTTCACACATAAATTCATACGGACTCAACTTAATTTAAACTCGAATAATTAGGTATAATAAGAGAGTATAAATCTACCGATCAACATTAATGTAAAAGTCATATTTGCTTACAATTTTTTCTGACCGTAATCATTTAGGCATGCATAACATTTATCCTTAAAGTCTTAGATAATGTTCCGTAGTATATACATAGTACACTTTAGCTCtttctatctatatatattgcAATTTTAACGTCATTAGTGCCTCAACAACTTTTGCTGCTATTTTATGGTACACCCACTGAGGCGTACAGTACAATAGTCTGTTAAGCTTTTAGCTTTTTTGACTAGCAATAGTGATAATTCTTcaccttttttgaaatttggcTCTTTTGTTTGGCAGTGGCTTTGCATACTTTAGCTTTTCAAACTTTCAACTTCAATCATTTAACAGCACTATGCTAATAGTTTGTCccttaaaataatatattaggCAGCAAAAAGTGTTATTGAATTACTTTTTCTTTAATCCTAAATTATGCTTgctactttttattttatattgtcTAAAAagtgttatttatttttctacatTTCATTATAATgcaatatttcttttctttataaaatatttcatttctcaaccaaaaaatgaaaaataattgcATATTTGTATGCCAGCCAAAGACAAATACAAGTATCAAATTATGATTCCGGAGTTTTAAAAATACAATATGTTCGAGCTAAGAATATCAATAGTTGAACTCGTCAAGTTTAAATTATGGATCTGTCGCTGATAACAAATAGTTATGGAGTAGAGTCGGTAGGGGTGTGCATAGTTTGGATAAACCCGAAATTCGAATATTTTGgacttatattttgaaattttcaaattctgGATTGGATTTCGGAtttaattcttaaaatttttggaTAATGGATCGGATTTTGGATTTGGAACATCTGATTTTTGGATATCCGAAAACTAAATTGCTTATACCTTATGTTTAGCCTACCCGACTATCCATTAGATACTAGTGGCATTTCCTATATGTCCAATCTAATAAGTCAAATATACTCTACTCATTACACATCAacccatatattaaaaaaattactaagTTGCCTATATGAATGTCAttctttatttatatgattgtTATAGCAACAAGGAACTACTATATATTAAGGCAATTTAGTAtgaatattttatttggttgttcatttttgtaaaaagaagaagacaatTCAACTTATCGACCGAATCGAAAATCTGAATTATCCAAATCGATTTATCCAAAaccaaatttgaaaaattcgATCCAATTCGAACGCATTTGGATCAGATTTGGATTACATTTTGCAAAATCCGAAAGCCAAAATTATAATCCGAAATATACTAAACCCGATCCGATCGATGAACAGGCCTAGAGTCGGACCCTAACCAACTCTCTGAATAATAATATTCCAAGTTTGTTTCAGATTTCTATGTCATCAAATAATCTTAATGGCATTGTACTAGTTGGTTTTTCTCTTAGATTTATTCTTGCCATTATTTGTCACTCATTAATTTTGATTGTTTGGCGTCTGACTTCTTTAGGAAATGTATACCTTTGTTTAAATGTCTTAATTTATCCAAGCTAATAAGTAActagtttttctttatttgatgCTATGTCTGAATTTGTCTTGGGCTTGGCTAACAAGTTACTATACATACTTTTTATTTGTAACTAATCTTTTCCTCTTATGAATTTAGGACAAAAACATTCCCAAGTACATTGGAAGAAATCTTTTTGGTATTGCATGTGATGTGTTTCTC from the Lycium ferocissimum isolate CSIRO_LF1 chromosome 11, AGI_CSIRO_Lferr_CH_V1, whole genome shotgun sequence genome contains:
- the LOC132035967 gene encoding shaggy-related protein kinase eta-like isoform X1, with protein sequence MASLPLGPQPPENHPPDQGGATALRNTAAGAPPESEKEMSAVVEGNGAVTGHIISTTIGGKNGEPKRTISYMAERVVGTGSFGIVFQAKCLETGENVAIKKVLQDKRYKNRELQLMRLMDHPNVITLKHCFFSTTSRDELFLNLVMDYVPESLYKVLKHYSNSNQRMPLIYVKLYMYQIFRGLAYIHNVPRICHRDVKPQNLLVDPLTHQVKLCDFGSAKVLVNGEANISYICSRYYRAPELIFGATEYTTSIDIWSAGCVLAELLLGQPLFPGENAVDQLVEIIKVLGTPTREEIRCMNPNYTDFRFPQIKAHPWHKVFHKRMPPEAIDLASRLLQYSPSLRCTALEACAHQFFDELREPNARLPNGRPFPPLFNFKQELTGASPDLVNKLIPEHVWRQIGLNFPLPAAT
- the LOC132035967 gene encoding shaggy-related protein kinase eta-like isoform X2 translates to MASLPLGPQPPENHPPDRAPPESEKEMSAVVEGNGAVTGHIISTTIGGKNGEPKRTISYMAERVVGTGSFGIVFQAKCLETGENVAIKKVLQDKRYKNRELQLMRLMDHPNVITLKHCFFSTTSRDELFLNLVMDYVPESLYKVLKHYSNSNQRMPLIYVKLYMYQIFRGLAYIHNVPRICHRDVKPQNLLVDPLTHQVKLCDFGSAKVLVNGEANISYICSRYYRAPELIFGATEYTTSIDIWSAGCVLAELLLGQPLFPGENAVDQLVEIIKVLGTPTREEIRCMNPNYTDFRFPQIKAHPWHKVFHKRMPPEAIDLASRLLQYSPSLRCTALEACAHQFFDELREPNARLPNGRPFPPLFNFKQELTGASPDLVNKLIPEHVWRQIGLNFPLPAAT